A single genomic interval of Asinibacterium sp. OR53 harbors:
- a CDS encoding phosphatase PAP2 family protein, whose translation MQTYHYRVFRNGALLTASTGILLLLGSACLGKQAAFLLLNGNMGPVADQFFKYWTYVGDGWIWVPLFFFFLVYHRKSLPLLISTIALSTLIAQGVKNWIFPGEPRPTKAIADLSLIHTVPGVELHTVNSFPSGHTTTAFSIFLLVCLIIPQRSIVVISFIAALLVAYSRVYLAQHFPTDIGGGMLAAVLAVWASLQIQKAVSA comes from the coding sequence ATGCAGACATACCATTACAGGGTGTTCAGAAATGGAGCCTTGCTCACTGCTTCTACCGGTATCTTATTATTGTTAGGATCTGCCTGCCTGGGAAAGCAGGCAGCTTTTCTTTTGCTGAATGGCAACATGGGGCCAGTAGCTGACCAGTTCTTCAAATACTGGACCTATGTGGGAGATGGCTGGATATGGGTACCATTGTTCTTCTTCTTCCTGGTATATCATAGAAAATCATTGCCCCTGCTCATCAGCACCATTGCTTTGTCTACCCTCATTGCCCAGGGTGTCAAGAACTGGATTTTCCCAGGTGAGCCTCGCCCTACTAAAGCCATCGCCGATCTCTCATTGATCCATACAGTACCGGGCGTTGAATTGCATACTGTTAATAGTTTTCCTTCCGGACATACTACTACTGCATTCTCTATTTTCCTGCTGGTCTGCCTAATCATTCCACAACGCAGCATCGTGGTCATTTCATTCATTGCAGCATTACTTGTAGCTTATTCGAGGGTCTACCTGGCACAGCATTTCCCTACAGATATCGGTGGTGGTATGCTGGCGGCAGTGCTTGCGGTGTGGGCTTCATTGCAAATTCAGAAAGCTGTTAGTGCTTAG
- a CDS encoding homoserine dehydrogenase has translation MEAHKQLTIGLFGFGTVGEGLYKILQQTPSLKASIRKVCIKHPGKKREAPAELFTTDRDVLLNDENINVIVEVIDDANAAFEIVSKALKNGKAVVSASKKMIAEHLPEILKLQQETDQPFLCEAAACASIPVIRNLEEYYDNDLLHSIRAIVNGSTNFILTKMFEDKLDFQSALLLAQQLGFAESNPKLDVEGYDAVNKWSILLNHAYGIVEHPDHILFSGIQNIQLSDALVAREKHLDIKLVAQAKKLNNGEVAAYVLPQFVKHDDPLSFVKNEYNGVVIESGFADKQFFYGKGAGSFPTASAVLSDIAALRYHYRYEYKKLYHHRPHVLANDYYLKVYVSFDDWKFIPRDKFEWIEEWHAEAERKYLIGVLHCRHLTGSSWWKENNTSLILTPDPLIDNLDIIKLKKRSLELAGVV, from the coding sequence ATGGAAGCACACAAACAATTGACAATCGGTTTATTCGGATTTGGTACAGTAGGCGAAGGTTTGTATAAAATATTACAGCAGACTCCTTCACTGAAAGCATCTATCAGGAAAGTCTGCATCAAGCACCCTGGCAAAAAAAGGGAGGCGCCCGCAGAACTATTCACGACCGACAGGGATGTATTATTGAATGATGAAAACATTAATGTGATCGTGGAAGTGATCGATGATGCCAACGCAGCATTCGAGATCGTTTCCAAAGCGCTCAAAAATGGCAAAGCTGTAGTAAGTGCCAGTAAAAAAATGATCGCCGAACATTTACCTGAAATTTTGAAACTACAGCAGGAAACCGACCAGCCTTTCCTTTGCGAGGCAGCGGCCTGTGCTTCCATACCTGTTATCCGTAACCTGGAAGAGTATTACGATAATGACCTCCTGCATTCCATTAGGGCTATTGTGAATGGTTCAACGAACTTCATCCTCACCAAAATGTTTGAAGACAAGCTCGATTTTCAATCGGCCCTTCTGCTGGCGCAGCAACTGGGTTTTGCAGAAAGCAATCCCAAGCTCGACGTGGAAGGATACGATGCCGTGAACAAATGGAGCATATTGCTCAACCATGCTTATGGCATTGTGGAACACCCCGATCATATCCTGTTCAGTGGTATTCAAAACATACAATTGAGTGATGCCCTGGTAGCCAGGGAAAAGCACCTCGATATTAAATTGGTAGCACAAGCTAAAAAACTGAACAACGGCGAAGTGGCTGCTTATGTGCTGCCCCAGTTTGTAAAACACGACGATCCGCTTTCTTTTGTAAAAAATGAATACAACGGCGTGGTAATTGAAAGTGGTTTTGCCGACAAACAATTCTTTTATGGCAAGGGCGCCGGTAGCTTTCCTACTGCTTCTGCTGTACTCAGTGATATTGCAGCATTACGTTACCATTACCGTTACGAATACAAAAAACTGTATCACCACCGGCCGCATGTGTTGGCCAATGATTATTACCTGAAAGTGTACGTGAGCTTCGACGACTGGAAATTCATTCCCCGTGATAAATTCGAGTGGATCGAAGAATGGCATGCAGAAGCCGAAAGAAAATACCTGATCGGCGTGCTGCATTGCAGGCACTTAACGGGCAGCAGTTGGTGGAAAGAAAACAATACTTCCTTGATCCTCACGCCCGACCCGTTGATCGATAACCTCGACATCATCAAGCTCAAAAAACGGAGCCTGGAGTTGGCCGGAGTTGTATAG
- a CDS encoding PLP-dependent aspartate aminotransferase family protein, translating to MSNATQLIHNIPVDPLTGAVSVPIYQTSTFVQEAPGVNKGYDYTRSGNPTRAALEQLVAQLENGAVGLAFASGLAAIDAVIKLLHSGDEIIAVDDIYGGAFRLFDKVYQQYGIKVNYVDCSDLEQVFNAITPQTKLIWLETPTNPTLKIADIKAIAQLAKVHRCLLCVDNTFASPALQQPLSLGADIVVHSATKYLGGHSDVIAGVVVAREPEIGERLKFFQNACGAVLSPFDSWLTIRGIETLFLRVKQHCAAALAVAQFLETHPAVDKVFYPGLASHPHHDIARKQSKGFGGIVSFTLKDDTEQAAVSFVTHTQLFKLAESLGGIKSLVAHPANMTHKSIPAEKRRAAGVSDSLVRLSVGLEETEDLINDLEATFRHIEKNRKEKQQVINA from the coding sequence ATGAGCAACGCAACACAACTCATCCACAACATCCCTGTGGATCCTTTAACCGGCGCCGTATCGGTTCCCATTTACCAGACTTCCACTTTTGTGCAGGAAGCGCCTGGTGTTAACAAAGGGTATGATTATACCCGTAGTGGCAATCCTACCAGGGCTGCACTGGAGCAATTGGTAGCACAATTGGAAAATGGTGCAGTTGGCCTGGCATTTGCCAGCGGACTGGCAGCTATCGACGCCGTGATCAAACTCCTGCACAGCGGCGATGAGATCATTGCAGTAGACGATATCTATGGCGGCGCGTTCAGGCTGTTCGACAAAGTGTACCAGCAGTATGGTATCAAAGTGAATTATGTAGACTGTTCCGACCTGGAGCAGGTTTTCAATGCCATCACGCCCCAAACCAAACTGATCTGGCTGGAAACACCTACCAACCCTACGCTTAAAATAGCCGACATTAAAGCCATTGCCCAACTGGCTAAAGTGCACCGATGTTTACTTTGCGTGGATAATACTTTTGCTTCACCCGCCTTACAACAACCTCTTTCATTGGGAGCTGATATTGTAGTGCATAGCGCTACCAAATACCTGGGCGGACACAGTGATGTGATTGCCGGCGTGGTAGTGGCCAGGGAACCTGAAATCGGCGAGCGGCTCAAATTCTTTCAGAATGCCTGTGGCGCTGTGCTCTCACCCTTCGACAGCTGGCTCACCATCCGCGGCATCGAGACCTTGTTCCTGCGCGTAAAACAACACTGCGCCGCTGCACTGGCCGTTGCACAATTCCTCGAAACCCACCCGGCAGTAGACAAAGTATTTTACCCCGGATTGGCATCTCATCCGCATCATGATATTGCCCGGAAACAGTCCAAGGGCTTCGGCGGTATCGTTTCTTTTACGTTGAAAGACGATACTGAACAAGCGGCCGTTTCTTTTGTTACCCATACACAATTATTCAAACTGGCCGAAAGCCTGGGTGGTATCAAAAGCCTGGTAGCACACCCGGCCAACATGACCCATAAATCCATTCCTGCGGAAAAAAGAAGAGCGGCCGGCGTGAGCGATAGCCTGGTCCGTTTATCAGTAGGACTGGAAGAAACAGAAGACCTGATCAATGACCTGGAAGCAACATTCCGGCATATTGAAAAAAACAGAAAAGAAAAACAGCAAGTAATAAACGCATAA
- the uvrA gene encoding excinuclease ABC subunit UvrA — translation MAKTQKKTAKEEESIDVLGAREHNLKNIDITIPKNKLVVFTGVSGSGKSSLAFDTIYNEGQRRYMESFSAYARQFVGDMERPDVDKITGLSPVISIEQKTTNKNPRSTVGTVTEVYDFLRLLFARIGEAYSYNTGKKMVKFSEEEIVENIYTRFKNKKVSLLAPMVRGRKGHYRELFEEIRKKGFLKVRVDGEVLDLKPKMQVDRYKIHDIEVVIDRLQVTEDMKVRLSQSVQQALKMGKELMFLLLNDNDKLVQYSRQLMCEDTGISYEEPSPNAFSFNSPYGACPTCKGLGNVYSVNLEAVMPDHSISIKAGGIAPLGEQRDAHLFRQVEALAKKNRISLDKPIKDLSPSALNILLYGNAAGDTADEETISIDEPVDGKPYEGEFEGIIPMLRRWFAGNTSDVLRDWVEKFMELKPCPTCDGNRLKKESLWFKVDRKNIAELSNLNLDKFYHWFDGIEKRLSNKQNVIAKDILKEIRERTSFLLDVGLTYLSLNRPSKTLSGGESQRIRLATQIGSQLQGITYILDEPSIGLHQRDNHQLITALQNLRNIGNSVLVVEHDKDIMMAADHLVDIGPRAGIHGGEIVAAGTPAEVLKSKSDTALYLSGKKNIAIPKERRKGNGKVLELKGASGNNLKNIDVKFPLGKLIVVSGVSGSGKSTLINETLFPILYKHAYNSRVTPMTFKTVKGLEYIDKVIEIDQSPIGRTPRSNPATYCGFFTEIRTLFAAVPEAKVRGYNVGRFSFNVKGGRCDVCEGGGMRVIEMNFLPDVYVHCEKCNGKRYNRETLEIRYKGKSISDVLNMTVDEACEFFQAVPYLYRKIKVLEEVGLGYITLGQSAVTLSGGEAQRVKLATELSKKDTGKTFYILDEPTTGLHFQDIQHLLDVLNKLVDRGNTVLVIEHNLDVIKVADHIIDLGPEGGDGGGKILFEGTPEDMIGNKQSHTAKFLKTELN, via the coding sequence ATGGCAAAGACTCAAAAAAAAACGGCAAAAGAAGAAGAATCCATTGATGTATTGGGTGCCAGAGAGCACAACCTCAAGAACATCGATATTACCATTCCAAAGAATAAACTGGTAGTGTTTACCGGGGTCAGCGGCAGCGGTAAATCGTCACTGGCTTTCGATACCATTTACAACGAAGGACAACGCCGGTACATGGAAAGCTTCAGCGCGTATGCCCGCCAGTTCGTTGGCGATATGGAAAGGCCAGATGTAGACAAGATCACCGGGCTTTCTCCGGTTATTTCCATCGAACAAAAAACCACCAACAAGAACCCGCGATCTACAGTGGGTACAGTTACAGAAGTATATGATTTCCTGCGTTTGTTGTTTGCCAGGATAGGAGAGGCATACAGTTATAATACGGGTAAAAAAATGGTGAAGTTCAGCGAAGAAGAGATCGTTGAAAATATCTATACCCGTTTCAAAAATAAAAAAGTGAGCCTGCTGGCGCCGATGGTGCGAGGCAGGAAAGGACATTACCGCGAACTGTTTGAAGAGATACGCAAAAAAGGATTCCTCAAAGTGCGGGTAGATGGGGAAGTGCTGGACCTCAAACCGAAAATGCAGGTGGACCGCTACAAGATACACGATATTGAAGTTGTGATAGACAGGTTACAGGTAACGGAAGACATGAAAGTGCGCCTGAGCCAGAGTGTGCAACAAGCTTTGAAAATGGGCAAGGAACTGATGTTCCTGTTGCTGAATGATAATGATAAACTGGTGCAGTACTCGCGCCAGCTCATGTGTGAAGATACCGGCATCAGCTATGAAGAACCTTCGCCCAATGCTTTCTCTTTCAACTCACCCTATGGTGCTTGTCCCACTTGCAAAGGGCTCGGCAATGTTTATTCGGTGAACCTCGAAGCGGTAATGCCCGATCATTCCATCAGCATCAAAGCCGGCGGTATTGCGCCATTGGGAGAGCAGCGCGACGCACACCTGTTCAGGCAGGTAGAAGCATTGGCTAAGAAGAATCGTATCAGCCTGGATAAACCCATCAAAGATTTGTCTCCATCAGCGCTGAATATACTCTTGTATGGCAATGCGGCAGGGGATACCGCTGATGAAGAAACGATTTCAATAGATGAACCCGTTGATGGAAAACCTTATGAAGGAGAATTTGAAGGCATCATTCCAATGCTGCGGAGATGGTTTGCCGGTAATACCAGCGATGTACTGCGCGACTGGGTGGAAAAATTCATGGAACTGAAGCCTTGTCCCACTTGCGATGGCAACCGCTTGAAAAAAGAAAGCCTGTGGTTCAAAGTCGATAGAAAAAACATCGCCGAATTGAGTAATCTCAACCTGGATAAATTCTACCATTGGTTCGATGGAATAGAAAAAAGACTGAGCAATAAACAGAATGTGATTGCCAAAGATATTTTGAAGGAGATCAGGGAGCGGACGAGCTTCCTGCTGGATGTGGGACTTACTTATCTTTCACTCAACAGACCTTCTAAAACACTGAGTGGCGGCGAATCGCAGCGCATCAGGCTTGCTACGCAGATCGGTTCTCAATTGCAAGGCATCACGTATATACTGGATGAGCCTTCTATTGGGTTGCACCAGCGCGACAACCACCAACTCATCACTGCCCTGCAGAACCTGCGCAATATTGGCAACAGCGTGTTGGTAGTAGAGCACGATAAAGACATCATGATGGCAGCCGATCACCTGGTGGATATCGGCCCCAGGGCGGGTATACATGGCGGAGAAATTGTTGCGGCAGGCACACCGGCTGAAGTATTGAAAAGTAAATCCGATACGGCGCTCTACCTGAGCGGTAAGAAAAATATTGCTATTCCCAAAGAAAGAAGAAAAGGGAATGGCAAAGTACTGGAATTGAAAGGGGCATCCGGCAATAACCTGAAGAACATCGATGTTAAATTTCCGCTTGGCAAGCTGATCGTGGTAAGCGGTGTAAGCGGCAGTGGTAAGTCAACCCTCATCAATGAAACATTATTCCCTATTTTATATAAGCATGCTTACAATAGCCGGGTAACACCTATGACATTCAAGACTGTCAAGGGTTTGGAGTATATCGACAAAGTGATTGAGATCGATCAGTCGCCCATTGGCCGTACGCCGCGCAGCAATCCCGCTACTTATTGCGGATTCTTTACAGAGATCCGGACATTGTTTGCTGCCGTGCCTGAAGCCAAAGTACGTGGATATAATGTAGGACGTTTTTCTTTCAATGTGAAAGGAGGCCGTTGTGATGTTTGCGAAGGAGGAGGCATGCGGGTGATTGAAATGAATTTCCTGCCCGATGTGTATGTGCATTGCGAGAAATGCAATGGCAAGCGCTACAACAGGGAAACCCTGGAAATACGTTATAAAGGAAAATCGATCAGCGATGTGCTGAACATGACGGTAGATGAAGCTTGCGAATTTTTCCAGGCGGTACCCTATCTATACCGCAAAATAAAAGTGCTGGAAGAAGTTGGGCTTGGCTATATCACCTTGGGCCAATCGGCTGTAACCCTTAGTGGTGGCGAGGCACAGCGCGTGAAGCTGGCAACGGAACTCAGCAAAAAAGATACAGGTAAAACGTTCTATATACTCGATGAACCTACAACGGGTTTACATTTCCAGGACATACAACATTTGCTGGATGTGTTGAACAAACTGGTAGACCGCGGCAATACCGTGCTGGTGATCGAACACAATCTCGACGTGATCAAAGTAGCCGATCATATCATTGACCTTGGCCCCGAAGGAGGAGACGGCGGCGGAAAAATATTGTTCGAAGGAACGCCGGAAGACATGATCGGCAATAAACAGAGTCATACGGCGAAATTTTTGAAAACGGAGCTTAACTAA
- a CDS encoding GNAT family N-acetyltransferase: MSNPPYQCNYKPFEALTVAELYAILQLRNRVFIVEQQCVYADTDGKDAFCFHLMVWDDDQLAAYARLLPAGLTFEQASIGRVVSDPEYRGKGAGKLLMTQAIALCHELFGPGPIKIGAQLYLKRFYESLGFVKCSEMYLEDGIEHIEMMR; encoded by the coding sequence ATGAGCAATCCACCCTATCAATGTAATTATAAACCTTTTGAAGCGCTTACTGTAGCTGAGTTGTACGCCATTTTGCAATTGAGGAACAGGGTTTTTATCGTAGAACAACAATGCGTTTACGCCGATACAGATGGAAAAGATGCTTTTTGTTTTCACCTGATGGTATGGGATGATGATCAACTGGCTGCCTATGCGCGTTTGTTGCCGGCGGGGTTGACTTTTGAACAAGCATCCATTGGCCGGGTGGTCAGCGATCCCGAATACCGTGGAAAAGGCGCCGGAAAATTGTTGATGACGCAGGCGATTGCGCTTTGTCATGAATTATTCGGTCCCGGTCCCATCAAAATAGGTGCCCAGCTCTACCTTAAGCGCTTCTATGAATCGCTGGGCTTTGTGAAATGCAGTGAAATGTATTTGGAAGATGGGATTGAGCACATTGAAATGATGAGATAG
- a CDS encoding NAD(P)/FAD-dependent oxidoreductase yields MQKRVAIIGAGPAGLTAAYLLGKGGQDVTVFEKDPQYVGGISRTESYKGYHFDIGGHRFFSKSKEVEDFWTEILGDEMLERPRSSRIYYNKKFFSYPLVAFDALRKLGIIESALCVLSYLQAKAFPVKNPTNFEDWVSNQFGKRLFNIFFKTYTEKVWGIPCKEISADWAAQRIKGLSLSSAIWNALRPQKKSGSDGKDKLIKTLIDSFRYPKMGPGMMWEVCVEKSKKLGVEVKMNCGVKGIDTAGGKWTVHATDGNDYGGYDYVLSSAPMRELVASVAPAFPQKALQSARNLGYRDFLTVVLICRDEDAFTDNWIYIHDPSVKVGRIQNFKSWSPYMVPDPNMACYGLEYFCFEGDGLWNSKDEDLIELAKKEIAQIGLTNPAAVVDGYVVRQPKAYPVYDQDYKQNVENVREALKDYPGLYLVGRNGMHKYNNQDHSMMTAMLAAKNILAGKEVYDLWDVNEDAEYHEGGDRGVEETDKIVGRMVPEKLA; encoded by the coding sequence ATGCAAAAAAGAGTGGCAATTATTGGAGCCGGACCGGCTGGACTCACAGCGGCCTATTTATTGGGAAAAGGCGGACAGGACGTGACCGTTTTTGAGAAAGACCCGCAATATGTAGGAGGCATCTCCCGCACCGAATCATACAAAGGATACCATTTTGATATTGGTGGACACCGTTTCTTCTCCAAGTCGAAAGAAGTGGAAGACTTCTGGACAGAAATACTGGGAGATGAAATGCTGGAAAGACCCAGGAGTTCCCGTATTTATTACAACAAGAAATTCTTTTCTTACCCACTCGTGGCTTTTGACGCACTCCGCAAACTGGGTATCATTGAGAGTGCATTGTGTGTATTGAGCTATCTGCAGGCAAAGGCTTTCCCGGTAAAAAATCCTACCAATTTCGAAGACTGGGTAAGCAATCAGTTCGGGAAACGCTTGTTCAATATTTTCTTCAAAACCTATACAGAAAAAGTATGGGGCATTCCTTGTAAAGAGATCAGCGCCGATTGGGCCGCGCAACGTATCAAAGGATTGTCGCTGAGTAGCGCTATCTGGAATGCATTACGCCCTCAAAAGAAATCGGGCAGCGACGGTAAAGACAAATTGATTAAGACCTTGATTGATTCATTCCGTTATCCTAAGATGGGCCCCGGAATGATGTGGGAAGTATGTGTGGAGAAGAGTAAAAAACTGGGCGTGGAAGTAAAAATGAATTGCGGAGTGAAGGGGATCGACACTGCCGGTGGTAAATGGACGGTGCATGCAACAGATGGAAATGATTACGGCGGATACGATTATGTTCTTTCTTCGGCACCTATGCGCGAGTTGGTTGCATCCGTTGCACCCGCATTTCCGCAGAAAGCATTGCAATCGGCCAGGAACCTGGGTTACAGGGATTTTCTTACCGTGGTATTGATCTGCCGTGATGAAGATGCTTTTACCGATAACTGGATATACATCCATGACCCCAGCGTGAAAGTGGGACGTATTCAGAATTTCAAATCCTGGAGTCCCTATATGGTACCCGATCCGAACATGGCTTGTTACGGACTGGAATATTTTTGTTTTGAAGGCGATGGTTTATGGAACAGTAAGGATGAAGACCTCATTGAGTTGGCCAAGAAAGAAATTGCACAGATTGGATTAACCAACCCAGCAGCAGTGGTCGATGGATATGTGGTACGCCAACCCAAAGCATATCCTGTGTACGACCAGGACTACAAGCAAAATGTAGAAAACGTCAGGGAAGCGCTGAAAGATTATCCCGGTCTTTATTTAGTGGGCCGTAATGGTATGCACAAATACAACAACCAGGATCACAGTATGATGACCGCAATGCTGGCTGCCAAGAACATCCTGGCTGGTAAAGAAGTCTACGATCTCTGGGACGTAAATGAAGATGCCGAATACCACGAAGGTGGCGACAGGGGCGTTGAAGAAACCGATAAGATAGTAGGACGTATGGTACCCGAGAAACTGGCTTAA